The region TATGATGGACCAGGACTCTTACTCTTCGGTTTTTAGAGTAAACTACCAGCTTCGTATGATTCGAGTGTATCGATGGATGCTCTGCAAGCGGAGAAGAGTCAGGTCTCGAAGGACTTGGAGACAGAACGCAAGGAGTTGGACAGCACGCAGCATACCTTTGAGCAGCACGTTGACGCTCTCAATCGTTTGCGTGAAGTTAAAAATGGGTAATGTTTTCAAACAGTCAAAACAGTTCCCTATAAGTCGACTAATCCCGTTTAATGACATAGATTAAAAGATAAGCAACTAAAGCTGCAAGAGGGGCTGCAGAGCTTGCCACAGTTGAAGGAGAGGCTCAATGAACTGATTCAACTTCTCGTCACCATAACCACAGAAATAAGCGAGCTGAAGGCCAAGATTCAACCGCTCAAACAGAAGCTAAGGGCTGCTATAGACGAGAAGGAGCGTCTGAAAGAAGCCGAACGTAAAAAGTTGAGTCAGCTTAATTCTAAATATAATTCCTACAAAAGTACAGATCAGGATATACAAAGGTAGGtcctacaaaaatattttagtcTCAGATAAAACTAAATCTAAAATGATTCCATGCTCAGGTTGCACAAAGAAGCTCAGGACTATGCTAAATTGGATCTGAAGAATGAGATCAGCACACTCGAAGACTCCATAAGGGCCACCAAAGAACAGCTGAAACAATTGGCAAGTGAAGTACTTCAATGCCTCCGATAAAAACGTACCTAATGTTTAGTTCTGGTTTCGCAGGAAGCCGAAATAAAATCGAAAACCGTGCAACTGGAAAGCGTAAACACCGAGTGTCTTAATCAGCAGACCGTTGAGCGCGACCTGAAAGACAATCGCGAGCTCAAGCAGCTGCAGGATAACGAAACAGAGCTGAGAAAAACCTGTGAGAATCTGGCCAAAAAGTTGGGCAATTTGGACTTGCGCAACGTCAGCAGGGAGAAAATGGATTTAACCAAGAGACGGGAAGCTGGCACAGTGCGCAAGGGAGAGCTGCTGGGCCAGCTGGGCGAGATTCGCAGTCAGGTGGAGAGACTGCAGCGGGAGATCGATGAACCCCGATTCAGGGAGGCGGTTAAGAATTTCAGAAAAGGCAATTACGAGATGGTTGTCACGCGACACAGTATTGATGACTTGGCCCAGCTTCGATTTGCCTTGGAATGGGCCCTCATACAGTTCCATGCGGAGAAGATGGAGAAAATCAACCGACTAATTCGGGAATACTGGCGTATGATCTATCGCGGAAACGACATCGACTACATACAAGTGAAGACCGACGAGGTCAACACAGATGCATCTGCTGATCGCCGCAAAACCTACAACTATCGCGTGGTCCAGTCCAAGAACAACACGGAGATCGAGATGCGTGGGCGCTGCAGCGCCGGCCAACGGGTGCTGGCCTCTCTCATCATCCGGATGGCTCTAGCCGAGACGTTCAGCAGTAATTGTGGAGTCTTGGCTCTGGACGAGCCAACCACGAACCTGGATCGCATCAACATCACATCGCTGTGCGATGCCCTCAACTGCATTGTGGAGGAGCGTCAGACGCAGTCCAACTTCATGCTAATCATCATCACCCACGATGAGAACTTTATCTCCTCGCTGGGCAAGATCACCAGCTATCATCGTGTGTTCCGGAACGATGAGTGTAAATCGGTTATACGCAAAGTGCAAATCAGTTGAAAAGTCGCTCCTCATTCTTTTTAATAACTCAATAAATTATCTGAACTAAAGCCTGTTATCGtaatgtttgctttttttgtcAAAACATCTATTGCAATAATTGCTAATTGTTTGCGAAGTGTTTTGTTCAGTTTCCGGGCATGGGCAAAGtcgtgtggctgctgctgtcggcaATTCTTCTCGCCACTGATGCTATTGGATACTCAGTACAGTTTGGAATGATGCAATCCCAGGCCGTGCCCATCTATGAAATGAGCTACAACATATCTGAAACGTTTCGTACTGTGGAGATCACACAAAAGGTTGGATTTCTATCATTTGTATCGATGTAAATATGaactaattatttatttatatgcagGATAAGTTGATTTCCAACATTAACCTGATTTTGGTCTTGGACGAGAGTCAAGTGGAACGGGTGGTGGTGGCAACCATACTCACGGGCGGAATCGGCTGCAACTACACCATACTGCAATTTACCGGCATCCAGCCCGAGGAAAGTCCAGCAATAGTCACGGTACTCATCTACGGACTGCCCAGTCGGCAGGCCTCAAAAATACATCTATCTTAACCTAGCTCAACACACAGATCAGTCTTCGCTCTTCTTGGTAGAGGTAGAGGCCCTCCAGTGGTAGCCATCGTCGGGTAGATCACTGCGAATGAGTGGCGATAGCCAGGCTATGTGCATGCGCACTCCAAAGACACTTCTTAGGTTCTGTCTGACTCCTCGTTTGTATTTAAGCTTTCGCTGCTTCGTGCGGTCGGCGGAAACTCCGCCACGGAGCACAATCGGCACATGATAGCCCAACAGGAGGATGCCGTACGCCAGGGCCAGCACATTAAGGCTATAGAAGAGCAGGTAGATGTTGGTCCAGAAGCCGCCGgtcaccagcagcaacatggGGCAGGTCAGCTTGAGGACTGTCAGCCAATTGCAGTATATGCTGCTATGGATTATCCACATGTAGATCGAGTTGTAGACCAGGGCGTACACAGAGCCCACAAACAAATAGAAAATGAAGCCCATAAAGAAGCGGTGGTTCCGGTGGCCGATGCAACAGCCCGTGTATAGGCAGTGGTGATCCCGCTTCAGTATGCAAGCTCCGCATATCTTGCAGTGCCACGATCTAGGCGGTGCCAGCCGATTGCACTCTGTGCACTCGCGCCACTCAAGGCGTTCCACCGACTGCTCCGGCGGCGGCTCCACTTGCTTGACTGTGGATTGAAATGGTTCATAGTAGTTCCCATCACTGGACCATCGGCTGGACACTGTCTGGCTCACCGTTTACGCTGGTGTCGATCATCATGCATGCGATCATGTTCCCCTTGATGTTGAACACCAGAAACATGGCCATGAGGAAGGTGAAGGTGTGGAAGAAGCCGCCCGGCTCGTGGAATGCCGGCAGCACCACAATAATCTCGAACATGAACACAATCGGCAGAAAGACGCCGATGAGCAGGAAGCACAAGACATCTGCCAGCCGCCGGGGCAGCGGATTGCTCcggattttcatttttattatatattgtatatctTAAAGTAAACAACGATCGCAGGGCTTGTAGTTCCAGAACTGACGATGGTTCGCTTTTTCATCACGTGCGGCCAAGCTTTCATTGCAAATGGGGCCAAAGCTTTTTTGGGGCCAAAGCGCCACACATTTGTGGCGGAAAGCTTCGCAAGCGACAGCTTCAGTTCAGTCGAGGTAGAGTGAAACTTTATCATATTAAaagtatatttaaatcaattaaaaactaTTTCACAGGGCAGAGAAGCTCCAACAATTTCATGTGGGACTTGTGGAAGCGGAAGACTGATACAATTTGCTTATCTTATCAGACACGACCGCACGACAAGTGTACGTAAACCTAATTGAATGAAAATGCTTGCGGCAACTGTTGTCAAAGTAATTAACTTGAAAGGATTTACTCTGACTCGACGCAAATCACCGCAATCGATAGGACGCATTAATTATTTGGGTCTTTAATGTGGGGGTGTTTGTTGCTGATTGCCTTCGAGATATTAGGTATTTATGGAGACGTTAGCAGGAATTAGCTCAATAGTTGCAATGGAGTCATCAAAGAAACCAGAAAGGGAGGGATCCTCTATGTTTCTGTTGAGGAGCTTTGGCAGGAGTCTCAAAGAATTCCTCAAGAGCACGGGCCTGCATGGACTGAAGTTTGTGGGAGACTCCAGTCTCAGCAGTTGGGAGAGGTGAGAGGAGATGTGAATTAAAAATACAACCCCTACAACCGACATTAGATCATTTTTCCTTTGCTCATTTGTGGTCGCCTTGGTGATCACATGCAATCTCATCGTGAATATCTACGCCAAGTGGGATAGTACACCGGTGATAATTGGGATCAGCCCACAGGCCACCTCCATTCTGAAAGTTCCCTTTCCGGCCATCACCATATGCAATATGAATCAGGTTCAGAGCAGCCAGGTTTCCCATTACAAAGAGTAAGTTCTATCGTTTTTCTAATCCTAAAGATAGAGCTCTAATCCTGTATGGTATCGCTGTAGAGGCTCCGATGAAAGTGCTATCTTGAAGCTGTTGTGTAATTCCGAAATCGACGACTCTGATGACCTTGAAGATATTGTGAAACGCAGTAGTTTTGCTCGAAATACCCTCAGGATATCTGATTTTGTTTCGAAACACTCGCAGCACTGCGATACAATGCTGCTCTACTGCAGATTCAATGCCGTAGAGCACAACTGCTCGCACCTGTTTCAACCGCTCCTGACGGACGAGGGGCTCTGCTGTGTATTCAACTTCCAGCCACCAGAGTTCCTCTACAAGCCATTGTAAGGGTGCATATCGTTTTGTGGGATATAACCAAGTAAATCATCTCCATTCCACTCCAGTTCAAAAAGCAAACGAAATTTAACAATGAAAAATGGGTTTGAGGCGGTCAAATGGAATCTAGAGACAGGTTATCCCGACAAATTACCAGCCAAATATTATCCAGCGACAGCCATTGGTGAGTGGTTATGGATAATAgaagaaaatatatgtaattaGTGCAAGAACTTCTAGGGACTGGGATTGCACTGGGATTTAGTGCTGTTCTCGATGCCCAGATGAGCGAGTACTACTGCTCCTCTACCAATGGACCCGGCTTCAAGGTAAGATTGATCTGATATCCATCAAGTTATCTTGTGCTTAAATCATTTTGCAGGTTTACTTCCACAATCCAACCGAAGTGCCTGTTGTTAAGGAGGCAGGACTCATCACCGCCATCGGCTATGAAACCAACTACCGCATGGAGGTGGTACGAGCCGAGGCAGTGCCAGCCATTCGCTCCATTTCTCGGGATGGTCGCCAGTGCCTTTTCGGAAACGAGAAGGAACTGATCTTCTACAAGACATACAGCCGGCTGAATTGCGAGCACGAATGCATGGCAGGATACTTGTATGAGTCGTGTGCCTGCATACCCTTTGACTATCCGCAGATCTACAGCAACGCCACAATGTGTGGCATGAAGGACACTCTCTGCCTGCGTCGGGCCCAACAGGCGGCCATCCGACCTGAATGGGTCAAGTGCCGGCAGCAGTGCCTGCCCAGCTGCTTCGACCTCAGCTACTTGGCCAGCGGCTTCTCCTTTCCCCTGGCCACTAGCAAATTCCAGTTGGCCAATCCTCTGGTGGAGAGCATGAACAAATCGTATCTGAGTGAGAACATAGCCGTCATCAATGTCTACTACCGTGAGTCCGTCTACTACGGCAATATGAAGAATGCCTATGTCGGATTGACAGAGTTCCTGTGTAAGTTGATCCCTACTGTCTCTCTGACGGATAACTTTATTCTACTCTTTCATGCACTCCAGCTAACATTGGTGGCGTGATGGGCCTGTTTATGGGCTTTAGTGTAATCTCACTGGCCGAAATCTTTTACTTTCTTTTCCTGAAACCCCTCGTAGAACTCTTCATGTGGAAAAGATCACCACAGGTTGACATAAAGCATAATGCATTTGCCATAGAAAAGCCGGGGATTTCCGATAATGAAGCCATGTGGCATACACGAGAACTGTATCCCCAGGGTCTAACGCTAAAGTTCAGCAGAAAAGTAAAGCGAAGTCGAAATAGCACAAATGTATTCCCCCAGTGAGCAATAATAGAACATAATAGTTCTACCACAAAATTGCAAATACAGTGCTTGCTAAATTATTTAACGCTTACATTTGTGTATGTGAGcacatataaaaataaactgcCATATCATGCATATCATTTGCTGaccaccaaaaagaaaaattcgaATGGAAATCAGTTCCATCTAGCCGTTGGACCCCACAAAAAGAAACACTTGAgtaattgaattgaataataaatatgaaaaccATAAAACATTTCGGTTATTGgaataataaatgaaaagtTCAATCGTAAATAAAAATCTACATAAGCGAATATATTCCATATATTTTCAAGATCTGAGGATAAATATCAAACGCTGCTGGAAAACCTAACAAAATATTGAGTATTTCTTGAATGttaattgaaaagaaaaaactctTCAACTGAATCAACTTCGGGTAGAACATATTGTACATAATGttgtttatatgtatatatgtatatatatatgcataattTAACTCTCTTAAGCATCTTCTCCTTGGTACTCGTGGAACTCTCACAGCTGCCGTCCTGCGAGGGAGCAGATGGGTCCATGGCAAAGTCCGTAATAGTATACTCTGGCCGTGCTTAATGCAATTAACTAAGTTTCTTGGTTAAAAGGGCCACCCCTAAGAGTGTACTAAGTATCACCCTTATTTATACGATGTATTTTATGTCAATAAGAGCATTTTGGCCAAAATTACTTTTCCCTGCTACGGTAGCAGCTCGGGGGAAGTACATAAAACAAGAATTCTGgttgcctcctcctcttcctctggCTGGCCCCCCATTGCGTTCGTTCCCGTTTACGGTTAACTATCGAAGATGCCACATTTCTCGGTCGTCTTGCACTTCTGGGGCAAATTcccgtggccgtggccatggCCGGGACACGGATACGGACACGCTTGCCTTCGCTTTCCCTGCGTTAATTACTGACCTCAACGTGCACGTGAAGCGACTAATTTTCGCACACAGCTATTCGGAGCAATGCATAGCTGCATTCATGCATTCATTCAGCAGGAGCACGGTGTCTCTGTTCTTCCTTCTTCGTCTTTCGTCCGCCTTCTGCTCGACATCCTCTCCATCCGCATCTTTTGCCATCTGCAGACCATCTCTGAAACAGCCCGAAGGGTTTGGCAATACCACAGAAAAGGGGGAGGGCATACTGAGAAACGGCAAGGGTAAAGCGGAGTGAAAAGCATTCTCGCAGTTGAAGACAATTTGCAAAATTGCATCGCTCTTGATGTTTTGCACGTGGATTCCATCTGCTTTCTGCcttcttgtttttgtggcGAGTCAACAATGCAATTGTGCTCTCTTTTATGGCCCCGACTGTGCGGTACAGTGCGTTTAAAAAGTGTGGAACACCTATCAAATAAAAGCAGGTTGGATGTCcgccttgatccttgataagatATCTGTCATGCTGCCATAGTATGATGCGCCATTCTTGATGTCGAATCAAAAACTAACAGATACTGTCTGACTTTTAAACCCTCGTCTTCACGCTTTATCTTTTGGTATTATCTCTTCTAAAGACTTACCAAATTGTCTACAACTGTCTAACAAGATGCTACAACGCATTGCATTGTGGTAGGTTGGTGAGGGTGGGGAGCAGGTTTTTAAGGAGTTGGGTTTAAGGGGGCCATCTAAAACCAACTACAAAAAGCATTGCTCTCGACCATCTTTCAAGCGATAAGACAACTGGCGCAAATGATTACGACGTGTTCTATGGAAACGTATACATCCAGAGGGCGAATGCTGAGCTGCAAGGGCGGCATCAAGGTACGAAGATAGGGTAGGAAGGGCAGTTGTAACaggacccagtcccagtcagAGTACCAGTCGCAGCCAACGATGCTTCGTAAATGTCAAGAGCAGGACTAGATTCAATTCTTTATGGCTGTGTTAACGAGCCAATTCGCCTCCCACCGGAGTAGGGA is a window of Drosophila pseudoobscura strain MV-25-SWS-2005 chromosome 3, UCI_Dpse_MV25, whole genome shotgun sequence DNA encoding:
- the LOC26533432 gene encoding uncharacterized protein, translated to MGKVVWLLLSAILLATDAIGYSVQFGMMQSQAVPIYEMSYNISETFRTVEITQKDKLISNINLILVLDESQVERVVVATILTGGIGCNYTILQFTGIQPEESPAIVTVLIYGLPSRQASKIHLS
- the LOC4804460 gene encoding probable palmitoyltransferase ZDHHC24 → MKIRSNPLPRRLADVLCFLLIGVFLPIVFMFEIIVVLPAFHEPGGFFHTFTFLMAMFLVFNIKGNMIACMMIDTSVNVKQVEPPPEQSVERLEWRECTECNRLAPPRSWHCKICGACILKRDHHCLYTGCCIGHRNHRFFMGFIFYLFVGSVYALVYNSIYMWIIHSSIYCNWLTVLKLTCPMLLLVTGGFWTNIYLLFYSLNVLALAYGILLLGYHVPIVLRGGVSADRTKQRKLKYKRGVRQNLRSVFGVRMHIAWLSPLIRSDLPDDGYHWRASTSTKKSED
- the ppk12 gene encoding pickpocket protein 28 yields the protein METLAGISSIVAMESSKKPEREGSSMFLLRSFGRSLKEFLKSTGLHGLKFVGDSSLSSWERSFFLCSFVVALVITCNLIVNIYAKWDSTPVIIGISPQATSILKVPFPAITICNMNQVQSSQVSHYKEGSDESAILKLLCNSEIDDSDDLEDIVKRSSFARNTLRISDFVSKHSQHCDTMLLYCRFNAVEHNCSHLFQPLLTDEGLCCVFNFQPPEFLYKPFSKSKRNLTMKNGFEAVKWNLETGYPDKLPAKYYPATAIGTGIALGFSAVLDAQMSEYYCSSTNGPGFKVYFHNPTEVPVVKEAGLITAIGYETNYRMEVVRAEAVPAIRSISRDGRQCLFGNEKELIFYKTYSRLNCEHECMAGYLYESCACIPFDYPQIYSNATMCGMKDTLCLRRAQQAAIRPEWVKCRQQCLPSCFDLSYLASGFSFPLATSKFQLANPLVESMNKSYLSENIAVINVYYRESVYYGNMKNAYVGLTEFLSNIGGVMGLFMGFSVISLAEIFYFLFLKPLVELFMWKRSPQVDIKHNAFAIEKPGISDNEAMWHTRELYPQGLTLKFSRKVKRSRNSTNVFPQ